From a region of the Sinorhizobium sp. B11 genome:
- the iolG gene encoding inositol 2-dehydrogenase — protein MTVRFGLLGAGRIGKVHAKAVSGDANAKLVAVADAFPQAAEAIASAYGCEVRTIEAIEAAKDIDAVVICTPTDTHADLIERFARAGKAIFCEKPIDLDVARVKACIKVVEETGAKLMVGFNRRFDPHFMAVRKVIDDGKIGDVEMVTITSRDPGAPPVDYIKRSGGIFRDMTIHDFDMARFLLGEEPVSVVATAAVLVDKAIGEAGDYDSVSVILQTASGKQAIISNSRRATYGYDQRIEAHGSKGVVSAENQRPVSIEVANGEGYTRPPLHDFFMTRYTEAYANEIASFISAIEKGSKISPSGADGLAALALADAAVQSVKEGKLVKIG, from the coding sequence ATGACAGTGAGATTTGGTCTTCTCGGCGCCGGCCGCATCGGCAAGGTCCATGCAAAGGCCGTCAGCGGCGATGCCAATGCAAAGCTCGTAGCCGTCGCCGACGCCTTCCCGCAGGCTGCAGAAGCAATCGCTTCCGCCTATGGCTGCGAAGTGCGCACGATCGAAGCGATCGAAGCCGCCAAGGATATCGACGCCGTCGTCATCTGCACGCCGACCGATACCCATGCCGACCTGATCGAGCGCTTCGCCCGCGCCGGCAAGGCGATCTTCTGCGAAAAGCCCATCGATCTCGATGTTGCCCGCGTCAAGGCTTGCATCAAGGTCGTGGAAGAGACCGGCGCCAAGCTGATGGTCGGCTTCAATCGCCGCTTCGACCCGCATTTCATGGCCGTGCGCAAGGTCATCGACGACGGCAAGATCGGTGACGTCGAGATGGTGACGATCACCTCGCGCGATCCGGGTGCCCCGCCGGTCGATTACATCAAGCGTTCGGGCGGCATCTTCCGCGACATGACGATCCACGATTTCGACATGGCCCGCTTCCTGCTCGGCGAAGAGCCGGTCTCGGTCGTCGCAACCGCCGCAGTCCTCGTCGACAAGGCGATCGGTGAGGCCGGCGACTATGACAGCGTCTCCGTCATCCTGCAGACCGCCTCGGGCAAGCAGGCCATCATCTCCAACTCGCGCCGCGCCACCTATGGCTATGACCAGCGCATCGAGGCGCACGGTTCCAAGGGCGTCGTCTCGGCCGAGAACCAGCGCCCGGTCTCGATCGAAGTCGCAAATGGCGAAGGCTATACCCGCCCGCCGCTGCACGATTTCTTCATGACCCGCTACACTGAAGCCTATGCCAACGAGATCGCAAGCTTCATCTCCGCGATCGAAAAGGGCTCGAAGATCTCGCCGTCGGGCGCCGACGGCCTGGCCGCTCTCGCGCTCGCGGACGCCGCCGTCCAGTCCGTCAAGGAAGGCAAGCTCGTAAAGATCGGCTGA
- a CDS encoding ROK family protein codes for MLTKSSTELVRQRNSVLVLATLRRHGALAHTEISDFTRLSSATVSAITADLEKAQVIEKSEQQAASGRGRPRVLLRQRRDCGYLIVVIISSDAVQYSLVDYSGKLIDRFSEDRSHDPAGAGRFVNGVRQGLERILSRSRIERDKVLLISISSKGLVNSSEPVLVWSPIFGSDQIDFELALKPGWKAKVILDNETLLVAAALGAHEENVKGGDFRSLAALSLGHSIGLGIIRRTNHGGHDVSAPNFGHMLHMANGGLCRCGTRGCIEAYAGFYAILRTAFEVPLDTIPAKFVPLAELDKIASRARQGHRISGFAFRQAGLALGNGLSRMLSLTERMPIAITGPGTRYYDLLRQGIEEGLGQSHVVRMEGMPDLRVVADEQILVFEGHLNRALAVIDEDIVVAGVQGGD; via the coding sequence ATGCTGACCAAGTCGAGCACGGAGCTCGTACGGCAGAGAAACAGCGTGCTCGTGCTCGCCACTCTCCGCCGCCACGGGGCGCTTGCTCATACTGAAATATCCGATTTTACGCGGCTGTCGTCCGCGACCGTTTCTGCGATCACGGCCGATCTCGAAAAGGCACAGGTGATCGAAAAATCCGAGCAGCAGGCGGCCAGCGGGCGAGGGCGCCCGCGCGTGCTTTTGCGCCAGCGGCGCGACTGCGGCTATCTGATCGTCGTCATCATCTCCTCGGATGCCGTGCAATATTCGCTGGTCGATTATTCGGGCAAGCTGATCGATCGTTTCAGCGAAGACAGGTCGCATGATCCCGCAGGCGCAGGCCGGTTCGTGAACGGGGTGCGGCAGGGGCTCGAGCGCATCCTGTCACGCTCGCGCATCGAGCGGGACAAGGTGCTGCTCATCTCGATCAGCAGCAAGGGGCTGGTCAATTCCTCCGAGCCGGTTCTCGTCTGGTCGCCGATCTTCGGCAGCGACCAGATCGATTTCGAACTGGCGCTCAAGCCGGGGTGGAAGGCCAAGGTCATTCTCGACAACGAGACGCTGCTGGTCGCCGCGGCGCTGGGCGCGCATGAGGAGAATGTGAAGGGCGGCGATTTCCGCTCGCTGGCGGCCCTTTCGCTCGGCCACAGCATCGGGCTCGGCATTATCAGGCGAACCAACCATGGCGGGCATGACGTCTCGGCGCCCAATTTCGGGCACATGCTGCATATGGCCAATGGCGGGCTTTGCCGCTGCGGCACGCGCGGCTGCATCGAGGCCTATGCCGGTTTCTACGCCATCCTGCGTACCGCCTTCGAAGTGCCGCTCGATACGATCCCGGCAAAGTTCGTGCCGCTTGCCGAGCTCGACAAGATCGCATCCAGGGCGCGGCAGGGCCACCGTATTTCGGGCTTCGCCTTCCGGCAGGCGGGGCTTGCTCTCGGAAACGGCCTGTCGCGGATGCTGAGCCTGACCGAGCGCATGCCGATCGCGATCACCGGGCCAGGCACGCGCTATTACGATCTGCTGCGGCAGGGCATCGAGGAGGGGCTCGGCCAATCCCATGTGGTGCGCATGGAGGGCATGCCGGACCTCAGGGTCGTCGCCGACGAGCAGATTCTCGTCTTCGAAGGACATCTGAACCGCGCACTGGCGGTGATTGATGAGGATATCGTCGTGGCGGGTGTGCAGGGCGGAGATTAG
- the xylF gene encoding D-xylose ABC transporter substrate-binding protein: MKSIYKLMAGAAILVSLQSAAMAADLVVGVSWSNFQEERWKTDEAAIKKALEAKGAKYISADAQSSAAKQLTDVESLISQGANALIILAQDSDAIGPAVEKAASEGIPVVGYDRLIENPSAFYITFDNKEVGRLQAQEVFKVKPEGNYVFIKGSSSDPNADFLFAGQQEVLKAAIDAGKIKNVGEAYTDGWLPQNAQRNMEQFLTANNNKVDAVVASNDGTAGGAVAALDAQGLAGSVPVSGQDADKAALNRIALGTQTVSVWKDSRELGKRAAEIALDLAGGTALDKVAGVQTFEGGPKKVKMQSIFLTPLAITKDNLNVVIDAGWISKAEACQGVKAGSVKACD; encoded by the coding sequence ATGAAGTCTATTTATAAGCTGATGGCAGGCGCTGCCATCCTCGTTTCGCTGCAGTCGGCTGCCATGGCTGCCGACCTCGTCGTTGGCGTTTCCTGGTCGAACTTCCAGGAAGAGCGTTGGAAGACGGACGAAGCAGCAATCAAGAAGGCTCTGGAAGCCAAGGGCGCAAAGTACATTTCCGCTGACGCACAGTCTTCGGCTGCAAAGCAGCTCACCGACGTCGAGTCGCTGATCTCCCAGGGCGCAAACGCCCTCATCATTCTCGCTCAGGACTCCGACGCAATCGGCCCGGCAGTTGAAAAGGCCGCCAGCGAAGGTATCCCGGTCGTCGGTTACGACCGCCTGATCGAAAACCCGTCTGCCTTCTACATCACCTTCGACAACAAGGAAGTCGGCCGCCTGCAGGCTCAGGAAGTCTTCAAGGTCAAGCCGGAAGGCAACTACGTATTCATCAAGGGCTCGTCCTCCGACCCGAACGCTGACTTCCTCTTCGCAGGTCAGCAGGAAGTCCTGAAGGCTGCAATCGACGCCGGCAAGATCAAGAATGTCGGCGAAGCCTATACCGACGGCTGGCTGCCGCAGAATGCCCAGCGCAACATGGAGCAGTTCCTGACCGCCAACAACAACAAGGTTGACGCGGTTGTTGCTTCCAACGACGGTACGGCCGGTGGCGCCGTCGCCGCTCTCGACGCACAGGGCCTCGCCGGCTCCGTTCCGGTTTCCGGCCAGGACGCCGACAAGGCTGCTCTGAACCGCATCGCTCTCGGCACGCAGACGGTTTCGGTCTGGAAGGACAGCCGTGAACTCGGCAAGCGCGCTGCTGAAATCGCTCTCGATCTCGCCGGCGGCACTGCCCTCGACAAGGTTGCAGGCGTGCAGACCTTCGAAGGCGGCCCGAAGAAGGTGAAGATGCAGTCGATCTTCCTGACCCCGCTTGCCATCACCAAGGACAACCTGAACGTCGTCATCGACGCCGGCTGGATCTCCAAGGCTGAAGCCTGCCAGGGCGTCAAGGCCGGCTCCGTCAAGGCTTGCGACTAA
- a CDS encoding sugar ABC transporter permease, giving the protein MADITQSTSSGPRTAVEGPFTRFLRATEIDTRLLGMIGALLVIWVGFHFYTGGLFLTPRNLWNLSVQTTEIAVLATGMVLVIVTRNIDLSIGSILGFVAMIMGVVQAKFLPQYLGFDNSFTWVITLVAGLLVGSAIGLLQGVIIAFLGVPSFIVTLGGFLAWRGLAWYVTSGQTVAPLDTTFRIMGGGAEGAIGATWSWIIGAAACVLIVVSIIGSRHQRRRFNFPRRPLWAEYVLGILGCAMVLGAIWVSTIYYWPPAIAKRYAEANNITMPEGGLMIPYGIAVPVLIAILVGIVMTFIATRLRFGRYVFAIGGNPEAAELAGIKTRWVTVRIFALMGFLAAVAAAISTARLNAAANSQGTTYELYTIAAAVIGGTSLAGGTGTIAGAMLGALVMQSLQSGMGLANVDTPIQNVVVGAVLVIAVWLDTVYRSRAK; this is encoded by the coding sequence ATGGCAGACATCACCCAATCGACCTCGTCCGGCCCACGCACGGCAGTTGAAGGCCCCTTCACGCGCTTCCTGCGGGCAACGGAAATAGACACCCGCCTTCTCGGCATGATCGGCGCATTGCTGGTCATCTGGGTCGGCTTCCACTTCTATACCGGCGGCCTGTTCCTCACGCCCCGAAACCTCTGGAACCTCTCTGTCCAGACCACCGAAATCGCGGTTCTCGCGACCGGCATGGTGCTGGTCATCGTCACCAGAAACATCGACCTGTCGATCGGCTCGATCCTTGGCTTCGTCGCCATGATCATGGGCGTGGTCCAGGCGAAATTCCTGCCGCAATATCTCGGCTTCGACAATTCCTTCACCTGGGTGATCACGCTCGTCGCCGGCCTCCTCGTCGGCTCGGCCATCGGCCTGCTTCAGGGCGTCATCATCGCCTTCCTCGGCGTGCCGTCCTTCATCGTCACGCTCGGCGGCTTCCTCGCCTGGCGCGGCCTTGCCTGGTATGTCACGAGCGGCCAGACGGTCGCTCCCCTCGACACCACCTTCCGCATCATGGGCGGCGGTGCCGAAGGCGCGATCGGCGCCACCTGGAGCTGGATCATCGGTGCAGCTGCCTGCGTGCTGATCGTCGTCTCGATCATCGGCTCGCGCCACCAGCGCCGGCGCTTCAACTTCCCGCGCCGTCCGCTCTGGGCGGAATATGTCCTCGGCATCCTCGGCTGTGCCATGGTGCTCGGCGCGATCTGGGTATCGACGATCTATTACTGGCCGCCGGCGATCGCCAAGCGCTATGCCGAGGCCAACAACATCACCATGCCGGAAGGCGGGCTGATGATCCCCTACGGCATTGCCGTGCCGGTGCTGATCGCCATCCTCGTCGGCATCGTCATGACCTTCATCGCCACGCGTCTCCGCTTCGGCCGCTATGTCTTCGCGATCGGCGGCAACCCGGAAGCAGCCGAGCTCGCCGGTATCAAGACCCGCTGGGTCACCGTGCGCATCTTCGCGCTGATGGGCTTCCTCGCAGCCGTCGCCGCCGCGATCTCCACGGCACGCCTCAACGCCGCCGCCAACTCGCAGGGCACGACCTACGAACTCTATACGATCGCAGCAGCCGTTATCGGCGGCACGTCTCTGGCAGGCGGCACCGGCACGATCGCCGGCGCCATGCTCGGCGCGCTCGTCATGCAGTCTCTGCAGTCGGGCATGGGTCTCGCCAATGTCGACACGCCCATCCAGAACGTCGTCGTCGGCGCGGTGCTCGTCATTGCCGTCTGGCTCGACACTGTCTATCGCTCCCGTGCGAAGTAA
- a CDS encoding ATP-binding cassette domain-containing protein: MAEQRTPLVELKNISISFGGIHAVDNASVDLYPGEVVALLGHNGAGKSTLIKILSGAYKRDSGEILINGEPADIRNPRDAKKFGIETIYQTLAVADNVDAAANLYLGRELKTRWGTLDDVAMEHSAREVMGRLNPNFKRFKEPVKALSGGQRQSVAIARAILFNARILIMDEPTAALGPQETAQVGELIKQLKKEGIGIFLISHDIHDVFDLADRVSVMKNGQVVGHARTEDVTKDEVLGMIILGKVPPKAIPGPGAMQV; encoded by the coding sequence ATGGCTGAACAACGCACTCCCCTTGTCGAACTGAAGAATATCTCGATCTCCTTCGGCGGTATCCACGCCGTCGACAATGCCTCCGTCGATCTCTACCCCGGTGAAGTCGTGGCCCTTCTCGGCCATAACGGCGCCGGCAAGTCGACCCTGATCAAGATCCTCTCCGGCGCCTACAAGCGTGATAGCGGCGAGATCCTGATCAATGGCGAACCGGCCGACATCCGCAATCCGCGCGATGCCAAGAAGTTCGGCATCGAGACGATCTACCAGACGCTCGCCGTCGCCGATAATGTCGACGCCGCCGCCAACCTCTATCTCGGCCGCGAGCTGAAGACCCGCTGGGGCACGCTCGACGACGTCGCGATGGAACATTCCGCCCGCGAGGTGATGGGCCGCCTGAACCCCAACTTCAAGCGCTTCAAGGAGCCGGTCAAGGCACTGTCGGGCGGCCAGCGCCAGTCCGTCGCCATTGCCCGCGCCATCCTGTTCAACGCCCGCATCCTGATCATGGACGAGCCGACGGCAGCCCTTGGCCCCCAGGAAACGGCCCAGGTGGGCGAGCTCATCAAGCAGCTGAAAAAGGAAGGCATCGGCATCTTCCTCATCAGCCACGACATCCACGACGTCTTCGACCTCGCCGACCGTGTCTCGGTGATGAAGAACGGCCAGGTCGTCGGCCACGCCCGCACCGAGGATGTGACCAAGGACGAGGTGCTCGGCATGATCATCCTCGGCAAGGTGCCGCCGAAGGCCATCCCCGGGCCCGGCGCCATGCAAGTCTGA
- a CDS encoding DUF4145 domain-containing protein, producing the protein MDALKNIILTGKAIHSELTDDLKPPEEGLHAKTQSVINMSLVRGTRGYIERIANQVNGAYENGWYDAAAVMLRRLIETLIIEAFEKHSIADRIKNPAGDFFFLRDLINATLAEATWNLGRNTKQALPKLKDIGDKSAHSRRYVAHRSDIEQLVPDVRTVVQELLFLAGLK; encoded by the coding sequence ATGGATGCATTAAAAAACATCATTCTGACCGGCAAGGCTATCCATTCAGAACTGACGGACGATCTTAAGCCGCCGGAAGAAGGGCTGCATGCGAAAACTCAGTCGGTCATCAACATGTCGCTGGTCCGAGGTACTCGCGGCTACATCGAGCGGATTGCAAACCAGGTGAACGGCGCCTACGAGAACGGGTGGTACGACGCAGCAGCGGTCATGCTTCGGCGACTGATTGAGACTTTGATAATCGAGGCGTTCGAAAAGCATTCGATTGCGGACCGGATCAAAAATCCGGCTGGAGACTTCTTCTTCCTGCGCGATCTCATCAACGCCACACTGGCTGAAGCGACCTGGAACTTGGGGAGGAACACCAAGCAGGCGTTGCCGAAGTTGAAGGATATCGGCGACAAGTCCGCGCACAGTCGCCGATATGTGGCGCACCGTAGCGACATTGAACAACTCGTCCCGGATGTTCGAACTGTCGTGCAAGAACTGCTATTCCTCGCAGGCTTGAAGTAG
- a CDS encoding DUF5343 domain-containing protein — MGDFAYTNVPGKIKPLLDKIRTIGIPPKVGTPWLKTIGYTSSNDKSLVGVLKFVGLIDSSGTPTPIWNGLRGSHHKKVLGEAIMKGYAELYAIYPDAHTRTNTEIGHVFTTSSTAGQQVISKTVATFKALVAEADFSADAASADTAIHTGPLHTAPVQSAPTSPTMPNMQNGPAVHIDIQIHISPESTAEQIDKIFESMAKHLYGRKDD, encoded by the coding sequence ATGGGCGACTTCGCTTACACAAATGTTCCGGGAAAGATTAAACCACTTCTGGATAAGATTCGAACCATTGGAATTCCTCCAAAAGTCGGCACGCCGTGGCTTAAGACGATTGGTTACACCTCCAGCAACGACAAGTCTCTTGTCGGTGTCTTGAAATTTGTAGGACTGATCGACAGCTCCGGCACGCCTACTCCGATCTGGAACGGTTTGCGTGGTTCCCATCATAAAAAAGTCCTCGGCGAGGCGATCATGAAAGGATACGCGGAATTATACGCGATCTATCCCGATGCTCACACGCGAACCAACACTGAAATCGGCCACGTCTTCACGACCAGTTCGACGGCGGGCCAGCAGGTGATTTCAAAAACAGTTGCGACCTTCAAAGCGCTGGTTGCGGAGGCTGATTTCTCGGCCGATGCGGCTAGCGCCGATACTGCCATCCATACCGGGCCACTGCATACCGCACCGGTGCAATCAGCTCCGACTTCGCCGACAATGCCGAATATGCAGAACGGGCCAGCCGTTCATATTGATATACAGATTCATATTTCGCCTGAGTCTACCGCTGAGCAGATCGACAAGATTTTTGAGAGCATGGCAAAGCATCTATACGGTCGCAAGGACGACTGA